Part of the Pseudomonas sp. ADAK13 genome is shown below.
GCGGCGTTGAACACCCGTACATCACTCAGGTCGGCCTGGCGGGCACTCAATTGCACCGCCAGCGGCAGTTCCAGGCGGTACCACGGGCCTTCGCCGCTGACTGTCAGCGGCACCCGCGTGGTGAAATCGGCCGGGGTTTCCTGGGCCAAGGCCGAACACGTTGTGCACAACCCCAACAGCGCCACACTCAGCTTGCCCATCAAGAGACCACTCCTTCAGATTCAACCACCGGTTCGGCACGCTTGGGTGGCAGCGGGGCGAAATAGCCCACCACCAGCAACAGCCCGCCCACACCGATAAACGATACGATCCGCGCCAGCCCGCCACGGTTGCTCAGTTCGACGAAGAACAATTTGGCGACCACCACCGCAATCAACACCGCACCGATCAGCCACACCTCACGCCGATGCCGCAGATGCCCACCGATCATCAGGCTCAGGGCAATCAGGGTCCAGACAATCGACAGCCCGGCCTGTACCAGCATCGATTCCAGCAACGCATCCAGATGGAACGGCACCCCGCCCCAATGGTGAGCCGTGCGCATCACCAGGGCGGTGAAGAAGGCGAACAACGACACTCCGGCGACTGCTTGGGCGATCAGCTCGGCGCGTGGCCCGCGCTGGGGTGCGGCGCTGCGGGACCACAGGTACACACCCAGCAGCGCGAACAGCAATCCAATATCCAGCGGGTTAAGCAGCGGCACATACGGCAGCGGCTCGGCGGTGCCGTCGCTGAAGATGTTCGCCAGCCAGAACCAGCCCAGCATCAACACCGCCAGAGGCAACGCGGCATATAACCGGTACTCGCGCGGGTACGCCGACACCGGCCACGGCCAACTGCGCGGCACAGCGGCCAGTACCAGGTACAGGCTCGGCAGAATCGCCCACCCCAGCCAGCGCCAGGCGTTGTATTCCTCGGACAGCAGCAACAGGCCGTAGCGCAGCTCCAGCGCCAGCACGCCAATCAGCAGCCAGCAGCCGAGCACGTGCGCAGCGCTGAGGGCTTTCTCCGGGATGACCAAGGCCAGGCGCCGCAGTGACAAGAAGTGCACCGTAAACACCGCCACCCACGCCAGCCACGCGAAATTCGCCGCCGGGTGATAACGCGAGCCCCACGAGCCCAGCAACACCACGCCCGCCGCCGGCATCAACAGCGTGCACAACAAGCCCAGCGACGGCCATTGCAGGCGCCGGGCCAACACCGCCCAGATCGCCACACTCACGGCCGCCACCGCCAGCAGCCAGGTGCCTTGCAGCATCGGTGGCGCAAAACGCAGCACTTCGCTGACCAAAGCCAACGTCCACCAGGCCGCGCCCCACACCAGCAGCACGTCGGACAGCCGCTGCAAACTCAACGCCTCGAACACCGGCGCATGAGGCCGGCGCTGCAAACGCCAGGCACCGATCAGCGCCGCCAGCCCGAGCACCATCGGCGTCCAGAAACCGCTATGGCCCAAAGGACGCAAGCCTTCGCGGGTCAGTGGCCCGAGCAAGTCCGGCACCGCGATCAGGAACGAAGCGCCACCGATGATTTGCAGCAACAACCCGAAGACAAAACTGACCCGCTGCTGCAGGTAGAGACTCAGCCAGATAATCAACAAACCACTGGCCGCCCACACGCCACTGGCGGTCTCCCACGGCAGCACGAACAGCACCGCGAGGTTGATCAGCACCAACCCGGCCAACAGCACCACCGACAGGCCGCGCAACAACCGCACATCGCTGCGCACCATGCTGTCCCGCGCCGCCAGCAGCATGCCGCCGATCAAGGCCAGGCCAATCAGCGATGCGGTGAGCAGCCCGCTCCAGCCGGCACTGAACACGGCGCCGGAATCAGCGCCCGCCTGAAGGCGCACCAGGAACAGCGCGCCACCGAGCAATTGCACGGCAAACGCAGTAAAGAGGAACGTGCGCGAGCCGATGCGCAGGCCGACCAGCAAGGTCGCAAGGCCGGCAATTGCCCAACTGATGGCCGTGCCTTGGGTCAACAGCAGCAACGGCGCCAGCAGGTACAGGAAGCCCAGGCCGACACTGGCCAATACCGGCAAACCACGACGCTCCCACTGCGCCGACTGCTCAGCCGGTGCCTTGCGCAGTTGGTGGAAACTGAACAGCAAGGCCGCGCCCAGCAACAGAGCGCCCAGCGGTGCGCCATCCAATAGACGGGTGTCACCAACCCGCAACTCGCTGAGGAACGCGAGCGCCGAGCCGACTTGCAACAGCAAGCCAAACGCCCGCGCCAAAGGCCGCTGCTGGCGCAAGCCGAGCCAGAAAATCCCGGCGCCTTCCACGGCCCAGGCCGCCGCCGTCCAGCGCGCGTCGAGGCCCAAGGGAATTGCCAGGCTGGCAAAGATCACACCCAATGCCAGGCTGGTTTCCGCCAGCAGCAAGGCGCGCCCGCCACTCAGCAAACGGGCCAGGCTCATGTAGATAATGCCCAGGGCCAGCGCACTGAACGCAGCGGCAAACTCCAGGTGCTGCACCAGCGCAAACTGCAAACCGAAGCCCACCAGCGGCGGACCGAACAGCAGGCTGCCGTCGACGTAATCGCCCTTGGCCGCTGACCAGCGCAACAGTGCGCCACGGCTGTCATCGTCCGGCGCGTCGCTCATCTCCAACAGCTTGCGCCGGGCGAACAACAGGCCAATGCCGAGGTACATCAGGAAAAACAGAATCAGGAAAGGCTCGGTGCTCCACAGCAGTTCCGGCGTGTAGGAACGCAGGCCCCAGGCGAAGCCGATACCGAAAGTGCCGACAAAACCGATCAGGTTGAGCAGACGCCAGGCCTTGAACCAGGCGATGGCGAGGATGCCCGCGTTCAGCAGCGCGAAATAGCTGAACAGCGCCACATGGTTACCGGCGCCGGTGGACGTGAGGATCGGTGCCGCAAAACCGCCGAGGGCAGCGGCGCAAGCCAGGCCGAGGGCGTCCTGGGTAATTGCCAGAATCGCCGAAAACACCGTGACCGCCACCAGCAACCCCAGTGCGGCGCCGGGATCGAGCAGCGGGTGCAGGCGCATGGCAGCGAACACTGTCAGGTAGAGCACGGCGATGCCGGTGCCTTGCAGCATCAACCCGTAATTGCTGTTACGCAGCCGCAGCCACCAACCCAGGCCCAGCAAGGCCAACGCACAACCGGCAACGCCCGCATAACGCAGCTCGATCGGCACCACTATGCCTTCAGTGGCGTACCGCAGCAGGAAGGCCAGGCCAAGGAACAGCAGCACCACGCCGACCCGCAGCACGGTGTTGCCGCCGAACAGCCAGTTGCGTGCGCCGCTGATGGCGCGCTCGATGAAGTTGGGGCCACGAGGTATCGCAGGCGCGGCAGGTTGCTCAGGAATGCGTTCGCTCGGCTCAGCCCGCCAGACGTCAGCCGGCAATGGCTGGCTGGGCTCGGCCGCTACCGTTGCGTACGCAGGTTCCAATTCGGCGGGTAATTCCCAGACGAGTTCAGGCGACGCCGTTACCGGCGGCGGCGCTTCGACAAGGATCGGTTCGGGAATTTCAACGGCAGCGGGCCTTTCCAGCAAGGCCAGGCGTTGCTCAACGACTTTCAGGGCGTTGCGGGCAGACTCCAGCTGACGGCCTTGCTCCTCCGTACGCGAGGCGAGCATCGACAGGCGGATCGCCTGGCCAATGCCCAAGCCGAGCAGCGCACCAATGCCCGCATCACTGAACGACTCGTCGAGCGTCCAGCCGAGCACCAGGCCAATCAGCATGAAAATCCATTGCATGGTCGATATCCCTAAGCAAACCGAGACCTAGTATATCGACACGGGCCCCATGTGGCAGCGGGACTTGCTGTGGTGAGCGGGCTTGCCCTCTCACCACAGCAAGCCCCCTCCCACATTTTGTATTGCGGTGTCTAATCCAACGCTTTCCAGATCTCCGTCGCGTATTCGCGGATGGTCCGGTCCGACGAGAACCAGCCCATGCGCGCGGTGTTGAGCACCGCCGAGCGCCACCATTCCTTGGAATCGTGCCAGTGCGCCTCGACCCGCGCTTGGGCATCCCAGTAGGAATCGAAGTCGGCACAGACCAGGAAGCGGTCGTAGTCGATCAGCGAGTCCACCAACCCGGCATAACGGCCCGGATCATCCGGCGAGAACACACCGCCGCGAATCGCTTGCAGCACATCGTTCAAACGATGGGACGCGGCGATTTCCGGCCCGGCATTGAACTCACCGGCGTGTTTGCGCGCTTCTACCTGCTGGGCGCTGAGGCCGAAGATGAACATGTGGTCGGCACCCACGCGCTCGTGCATCTCGACGTTGGCACCGTCCATGGTGCCGATAGTCAGCGCGCCGTTAAGGCCGAATTTCATGTTACTGGTGCCGGACGCTTCAAACCCGGCGGTGGAAATCTGCTCCGACAGGTCGGCCGCCGGAATGATGCTTTCCGCCAGGCTGACGTTGTAGTTGGGCAGGAACACCACCTTGAGCAACCCGCGCACCGTCGGGTCGTTGTTGACGGTACGGGCGATGTCGTTGGTCAGCTTGATGATCAACTTGGCCTGGTGATAACTGGCCGCCGCCTTGCCGGCGAAGATCTTCACCCGAGGGACCCAGTCGGTGCCCGGCTCGGCACGAATCGCCTGGTACAACGCGACGGTGTGCAGCAGGTTCAACAGCTGGCGCTTGTACTCGTGGATCCGCTTGACCTGCACATCAAACATCGCCGCCGGGTTGACCGAAATCCCCAGGCGCTCGTGAATGATGTCGGCCAGTGCGCGTTTGCTGTGCAGGCGCTGTTCGGCGAAGGCCTTGCGGAAGGCTTGCTTCTCGGCAAACGGTTCCAGGTCCACCAGGCGCTGCTCGGGGTTATCCAGTACGTCCGGACCCAGGGCTTCCACCAGCATCGCGGTGAGTTTGGGGTTGGCCTGGTACAGCCAGCGGCGGAAGGTAATGCCGTTGGTTTTGTTATTGATGCGGTCCGGGTAGAGCTTGTGCAGTTCGGAGAACACCGTGCTGCGCATCAGTTGGGTATGCAGGCCGGACACGCCGTTGACGCTGTGGGAACCGAGGAACGCCAGGTTGCCCATGCGCACGCGGCGGCCGTTGTCTTCCTCGATCAGCGACACGGCGCGCAGCACGTCGAAGTCATGGATGCCCTTGGCCCGCAGCGAGTCGATATGTTGAGCGTTGATCAGGTAGATGATCTGCATGTGCCGTGGCAGCATGCGTTCCATCAAGCCCACCGGCCAGGTCTCCAGCGCCTCGGGCAGCAAGGTGTGGTTGGTGTACGAAAGGGTCTCGACGGTGACATCCCAGGCGGCATCCCACGGGATATCGTGCAGGTCCACCAACTGGCGCATCAACTCGGCCACCGCGATCGACGGGTGCGTGTCGTTGAGCTGGATGGCCGCGTGTTCGCCCAGGCTCAGGACCGAGCCGTGCATGTTTTTGTGGCGACGCAGCAAATCCTGCAACGAGGCGGAGACGAAGAAGTATTCCTGGCGCAGGCGCAGTTCCTGCCCTGCTTCGGTGCTGTCGGCCGGGTAAAGCACCCGGGAGATGCTTTCGGCACGGGCCACTTCGGCGACGGCACCCAGGTGGTCGCCGGCGTTGAAGCGCTCCAGGTGCAGGTCTTCGACGGCCCGGGCACGCCACAGGCGCAAGGTGTTGACGCTGGCGCCGCGCCAGCCGACCACCGGAGTGTCGTAGGCTACCGCACGCACGGTTTCATTCGGCGACCAGACCTGGATCGACTTGCCGGACGCGTCCAGCAGGGTTTCCACGCCGCCGCCAAAGCCGATCGGGTAGATCACTTCGGCGCGCTCGAATTCCCACGGGTTGCCGAAATCCAGCCAGCGCTCGGTTTGCTCCTGCTGCCAGCCATCGACAATCGCCTGGCGGAACAGCCCGTGCTCATAACGAATGCCATAACCGTGGCCGGCAATGCCCAGGGTCGACATGCTTTCCATAAAGCATGCAGCCAGGCGGCCAAGGCCACCGTTGCCCAGGGCCGCGTCGGGCTCCAGCAGGCGAATGCGCTCCATGTCCACGCCCAGCTCGCTCATGGCCTCACGGGCCACGTCCAGCAGGCCGAGGTTGCTCAGGCTGTCGTAGAGCAGACGGCCGATCAGGAATTCCAGCGAGAGGTAATAGACCCGCTTCTGCCCCTTGCGGTAGATGTGCCGCGTGTGGTCCATCCAGTGGTCGACCATATGGTCGCGGGCGGCCAGTGCAATGGCTTCGAACCAGTCGTGGTCGAAGGCGTGATCGGGGTCCTTGCCCACCGCATAGGTAAGTTTGGTCAAGACGGCATCGCGAAATGCGGCTACCTCTGCTTCTCGTACAAGCGGTTCCTGAGACATCGATGCGACCTCGGGCGAGATAGAAGGAGTTGCTAGAGCCTAGACGGTCTGACAGACCGTAGACGCTCTGGTTCGGCAGTTTTTTAACTCATTCACCTTTGCGGGAATTTGATGCAGGGGCCGTGCCCGTTTGTTGCCCGACACTGCCTTCGAGCTGAAACCCGGAAGATATTGTTCAAAAAAACACCAATTCCGGTATGATCCCGCGCCGGATAACACCCCTCTTGGAAACCTGATGAAGCCTCAACTGATCGCCGCCGCGGAACTCGACCGTCTCGAGACCTGGCAGAAATACTCAAGCCACATGTGTGGCGGCTGTGTGTCGAGCTGCTGCACCCTGCCGGTTGAGGTGAAGATCAAGGACCTGATCCGTATCGGCATCGTCGATGAGTTCGAGCGTGGCGACCCGCCGAAGAACATCGCCAAGCGCTTGCAGAAAGAAGGCATCGTCGAGCGCTTCAACGCCAAATCCGAGATCTTTACCCTGCAGCGCATGAGCAACAACGATTGCCTGTACCTGGATCGTAAGAGCCGCTTCTGCACTATTTATGACAAGCGCCCGGATACTTGCCGCAATCACCCGAAAATCGGACCGCGCCCAGGGTATTGCGCGTACAAGCCGAAGGAAGTGGTGCGCGAGACCAACTTCAAGACCCTCGACAAGTTCTGATCCAGATTTTTGTGGGGCCTTGAGGGCCCTATCGCAGGCAAGCCAGCTCCCACAGTTGAATGTGTTCACATATCAAAATGTGGGAGCCGGGCTTGCCCGCGATGAGGCCGTCGCAGCCACTACAGCTATTGCAGGCATAAAAAAACGCCCCCGGCCTTTCGACCGGGGGCGTTTTTCATTCAGCCTGAGTTAACTCAGTTCTTGGCTTTCTTGGCAGCGCGGGTACGCTCGCCTTCGTCCAGGATCTTCTTACGCAGGCGGATCGACTTAGGCGTAACTTCGCACAGCTCGTCGTCCTGGATGAATTCCAGGGCCTGTTCCAGGGTGAAGCGAACAGGTGGAACCAGAGCAATGGTTTCGTCCTTGCCCGAAGCACGCATGTTGTCGAGCTTCTTGCCTTTGGTTGGGTTGACGCCCATGTCGTTGTCACGGCTGTTCAGACCAACGATCTGACCGTTGTAGATCTCTTGACCGTGCTCAACGAACAGCTTGCCACGCGCCTGGAGGGTTTCCAGGGAGTAGGTCAGCGCCTTGCCGGTTTCTACCGATACCAGAACACCGTTCTGACGACCGGACATGTCGCCGGACTTCATGGTGTCGTAGCGATCGAAGATCGAGGTCAGGATGCCAGCGCCGTTGGTCAGGGTCAGGAACTGGTTACGGAAACCGATCAGACCACGAGCAGGGATGTTGTATTCCAGACGCACACGGCCTTTGCCATCCGGCACCATGTTGGTCAGGTCGCCCTTACGCAGGCCCATCTCTTCCATGACCTTGCCCTGGGATTCTTCAGGGGTGTCGATGGTAACGTTTTCAAACGGTTCCTGCTTCACGCCGTCAACCTGACGGATGATCACTTCAGGACGACCGACGCCCATTTCGAAGCCTTCGCGACGCATGGTTTCGATCAGTACCGAGAGGTGCAGCTCACCACGGCCGGAAACCTTGAACTTGTCAGCCGAGTCGCCTTCTTCAACGCGCAGAGCAACGTTGTACAGCAGCTCTTTGTCCAGACGTTCCTTGATGTTACGGGAAGTCACGAACTTGCCTTCTTTACCGCAGAAAGGCGAGTCGTTTACCTGGAAGGTCATGGAAACGGTTGGCTCGTCAACGGTCAGAGGCTTCATCGCCTCGACGTTGTCCGGCTGGCACAGGGTGTCGGAGATGAACAGCGAGTCCATACCGCTCACGCACACGATGTCACCGGCAAACGCTTCTTCAACGTCGATACGGTGCAGACCGTGGTGACCCATCAGCTTCAGGATACGGCCGTTGCGTTTCTTGCCGTCGGCGCCGATGGCGACAACCGGAGTGTTCGGCTTGACGCTGCCACGAGCGATACGGCCAACACCGATAACACCCAGGAAGCTGTTGTAGTCCAGTGCCGAGATTTGCATCTGGAACGGGCCTTCACGGTCAACTTTCGGCGCCGGTACGTTGTCGACGATCGACTGGTACAGCGGGGTCATGTCTTCAGCCATGTCGGTGTGTTCCAGACCGGCAATGCCGTTCAGGGCCGAGGCGTAGACGACTTTGAAGTCCAGCTGTTCTTCGGTGGCACCCAGGTTGTCGAACAGGTCGAAGATCTGGTCCAGAACCCAGTCCGGACGCGCGCCTGGACGGTCAACCTTGTTGATGCACACGATCGGACGCAGGCCGGCTTCGAAAGCCTTCTTGGTCACGAAACGGGTTTGCGGCATAGGGCCGTCTTGAGCGTCAACCAGCAGCAGAACGGAGTCAACCATCGACATTACGCGTTCAACTTCGCCGCCGAAGTCGGCGTGGCCCGGGGTGTCCACGATGTTGATGTGGTAGCCGTTCCAGTTGATGGCGGTGTTTTTCGCCAGAATGGTAATACCGCGCTCTTTCTCCTGGTCGTTGGAGTCCATCACGCGCTCGTCGTTGAGCTCGTTGCGCTCCAGGGTGCCGGATTGACGCAAGAGTTTGTCTACCAGGGTGGTCTTACCATGGTCAACGTGGGCAATGATGGCGATGTTGCGTAGATTTTCGATCACTTGTGTATCTCGATCAGAGGATTCGGTGTGCTGACAGGTCGTGGCAGCGATTAACAGTAGAGTCAGGCCTTGCCGTTACAGCTTGACGGCAGAGTCGGGGGGCCGGTGACGCAGGCCACAGGCAAACAGCCCCGGGCTCTTAGCTCGGTCGATAAACGCGCACATTGGCATGCCCCTCACTGAGCAAATGGTGGGCATGCAGGCGACTCATCACGCCTTTGTCGCAATACAACAGGTACTGACGGCTGTCATCCAGTTCCTTGAAACGCGCATTCAATGCATAGAACGGCAGCGTTTGTACGTCGATGCCAGCGATTTCCAGCGGCTCATCTTCAGCGGCATCCGGGTGACGGATGTCGATGATGATCTGACCGGCCAGAGCCTCGCTGACTTCTTCGATCTGCAAATCCTGGCCCAATTCGTCGATAACCCGATCGATCGGCACCAGTTTGGCGTTCTCCAGCGCACGCTCGAGAACCGCCATGTCGAACTGTTGTTCTTCGTACTCCACGCGGTTGCGCTTGGCGTGGGTCTTGGGGTTCACCGAGATGACCCCGCAATATTCCGGCATGTGCTTGGCGAAATCCGCCGTGCCGATCTGGGTCGCCAGGTCGATGATGTCTTGCTTGTGACTGGCGATCAGCGGGCGCAATACCAGCTTCTCGGTCACAGAGTCGATCAACGACAGGTTCGGCAGGGTCTGGCTGGACACCTGGGAAATCGCTTCACCGGTCACCAGTGCGTCGATTTCCAGCCGATCCGCGATTCGGGACGCAGCGCGCAACATCATACGCTTCAATACTACGCCCATATGACTGTTATCGACTTTCCCGAGAATTTCTCCCAGGACTTCCTCGAACGGTACGCTGACAAAGAGCACCCGTTGCGAGCTGCCGTACTTCTTCCAGATGTAATGCGCGACTTCCATCACGCCCAATTCGTGTGCACGCCCGCCCAGGTTAAAGAAGCAGAAGTGGCTCATCAGCCCGCGGCGCATGATCTGGTAGGCCGCAACGGTGGAATCGAAACCGCCGGACATCAATACCAGGGTCTGTTCCAGGGCGCCCAGCGGGTAGCCGCCGATGCTGTCGTGCTGGCTGTGGATCACAAACAACCGTTGGTCGCGAATTTCCATCCGCACTTCAATTTGCGGCTCTTTCAGGGAAATTCCGGCTGCGCCGCACTCGCGACGCAGCTTGCTGCCAACGTATTTCTCGACATCCATGGAGCTGAACGGATGCTTGCCGGCACGTTTGCAACGCACCGAAAACACCTTGCCTGCCAGCACATCACCGTAGTGCTGTTTGCACTTTTCGGTGATGTCGTCGAAGTCGCCCAGCGGGTACTCGTCGACTTGCAGGAAATGCGCGATGCCCGGCACGCAGCTCAGGCGCTCGGTCATGTCCTTCAAGGCCTTGGGGTCGGTCAGGCGGGTTTCCAGCTCGAGATTGTCCCACACACCGTTCACCACCACAGCCGGGTCCAGATCGCGGAGCACGGCACGGATGTTCTTGGCCAATTGACGGATGAAACGCATCCGTACCGGTCGGCTCTTGATGGTGATCTCGGGGAAGACTTTAACGATTAATTTCATGAAAACAGCGCGCGCAGGCCCAGCCGAAAAAGGGGGGCGCGGATTATAGCGGAAATCGCTCAAGGTTTAACCAGTTAATATGCAATCGACCTTTCGCGCACCAAAACGGGTCATTAATGAAAAATCACGCTACATTGCGGTGCGCAATTTATTCCGTTTCAGCGGATTGCACCTTTATAGGGGCGTTTTTGTGGCAAAAAACCCATGTCGGGGCACTGGCATGCAATTTGCTCTCTTGTGAGGCAGGTTGCCTTGGTCGAGTATTCGCGCCGGCATCACCCACATTCTAAGGGCTAACTCCACTACCCCAGCCCGAAGCCACCCGGAGGACACTATGTCGAAGTCGGTTCAACTCATCAAAGATCATGACGTCAAATGGATTGATCTGCGCTTCACGGACACAAAAGGCACTCAGCACCACGTGACCATGCCGGCTCGCGACGCGCTGGATGACGCCTTCTTCGAAGAAGGCAAAATGTTCGACGGCTCCTCCATTGCCGGCTGGAAAGGCATCGAAGCTTCCGACATGATCCTGATGCCGGACGACAGCACCGCCGTACTCGACCCGTTCACCGAAGACCCAACGCTGATCATCGTCTGCGACGTGATCGAGCCTTCGACCATGCAAGGCTACGACCGTGACCCACGTGCGATCGCCAAGCGTGCCGAGGAATACCTGAAGTCGACCGGTATCGGCGACACCGTATTCGTAGGTCCGGAACCAGAATTCTTCATCTTTGATTCGGTCAAGTTCAAGTCCGACATCTCTGGCTCCATGTTCAAAATCTTCTCCGAACAAGGTTCGTGGATGTCCGACCAGGACGTGGAAGGCGGCAACAAAGGCCACCGTCCAGGTATCAAAGGCGGCTACTTCCCGGTTCCTCCGTTCGACCACGACCACGAAATCCGTACCTCCATGTGCAACGCCATGGAAGAAATGGGCCTGGTCATCGAAGTTCACCACCACGAAGTGGCGACTGCCGGCCAGAACGAAATCGGTGTGAAATTCAACACCCTGGTGGCCAAGGCTGACGAAGTTCAGACCCTGAAGTACTGCGTACACAACGTGGCTGATGCCTACGGCCGTACCGCTACCTTCATGCCTAAGCCTCTGTACGGCGATAACGGTTCGGGTATGCACGTTCACCTGTCCATCGCCAAAGAAGGCAAGAACACCTTCGCTGGCGAAGGTTATGCCGGCCTGTCCGACACTGCCCTGTACTTCATCGGCGGTATCATCAAGCACGGTAAGGCCCTGAACGGCTTCACCAACCCGTCGACCAACTCCTACAAGCGTCTGGTCCCAGGTTTCGAAGCTCCAGTGATGCTGGCTTACTCGGCTCGCAACCGTTCCGCTTCGATCCGTATTCCTTACGTGTCCAGCCCTCGCGCTCGCCGTATCGAAGCCCGCTTCCCGGATCCGGCAGCCAACCCGTACCTGGCCTTCGCTGCCCTGGTAATGGCCGGCCTGGACGGTATCCAGAACAAGATCCACCCTGGCGACGCCGCCGACAAAAACTTGTACGACCTGCCGCCTGAAGAGGCCAAAGAGATCCCACAAGTGTGCGGCAGCCTGAAAGAAGCCCTGGAAGAGCTGGACAAGGGCCGTGCGTTCCTGACCAAAGGCGGCGTGTTCAGCGACGACTTTATCGATGCCTACATCGCCCTGAAAAGCGAAGAAGAAATCAAGGTCCGCACCTTCGTACACCCACTGGAATACGAGCTGTACTACAGCTGCTGATCCGGTAGCGCTGCTTAACGTGGCGTGATGAAAAAGGCCTCCTTCGGGAGGTCTTTTTTTGCCCGCAAAACCCTGTGGAAGCGGGCTTGCCCGCGAAAAACTCAAGGACGCC
Proteins encoded:
- a CDS encoding glycogen/starch/alpha-glucan phosphorylase — protein: MSQEPLVREAEVAAFRDAVLTKLTYAVGKDPDHAFDHDWFEAIALAARDHMVDHWMDHTRHIYRKGQKRVYYLSLEFLIGRLLYDSLSNLGLLDVAREAMSELGVDMERIRLLEPDAALGNGGLGRLAACFMESMSTLGIAGHGYGIRYEHGLFRQAIVDGWQQEQTERWLDFGNPWEFERAEVIYPIGFGGGVETLLDASGKSIQVWSPNETVRAVAYDTPVVGWRGASVNTLRLWRARAVEDLHLERFNAGDHLGAVAEVARAESISRVLYPADSTEAGQELRLRQEYFFVSASLQDLLRRHKNMHGSVLSLGEHAAIQLNDTHPSIAVAELMRQLVDLHDIPWDAAWDVTVETLSYTNHTLLPEALETWPVGLMERMLPRHMQIIYLINAQHIDSLRAKGIHDFDVLRAVSLIEEDNGRRVRMGNLAFLGSHSVNGVSGLHTQLMRSTVFSELHKLYPDRINNKTNGITFRRWLYQANPKLTAMLVEALGPDVLDNPEQRLVDLEPFAEKQAFRKAFAEQRLHSKRALADIIHERLGISVNPAAMFDVQVKRIHEYKRQLLNLLHTVALYQAIRAEPGTDWVPRVKIFAGKAAASYHQAKLIIKLTNDIARTVNNDPTVRGLLKVVFLPNYNVSLAESIIPAADLSEQISTAGFEASGTSNMKFGLNGALTIGTMDGANVEMHERVGADHMFIFGLSAQQVEARKHAGEFNAGPEIAASHRLNDVLQAIRGGVFSPDDPGRYAGLVDSLIDYDRFLVCADFDSYWDAQARVEAHWHDSKEWWRSAVLNTARMGWFSSDRTIREYATEIWKALD
- a CDS encoding YkgJ family cysteine cluster protein, giving the protein MKPQLIAAAELDRLETWQKYSSHMCGGCVSSCCTLPVEVKIKDLIRIGIVDEFERGDPPKNIAKRLQKEGIVERFNAKSEIFTLQRMSNNDCLYLDRKSRFCTIYDKRPDTCRNHPKIGPRPGYCAYKPKEVVRETNFKTLDKF
- the typA gene encoding translational GTPase TypA, coding for MIENLRNIAIIAHVDHGKTTLVDKLLRQSGTLERNELNDERVMDSNDQEKERGITILAKNTAINWNGYHINIVDTPGHADFGGEVERVMSMVDSVLLLVDAQDGPMPQTRFVTKKAFEAGLRPIVCINKVDRPGARPDWVLDQIFDLFDNLGATEEQLDFKVVYASALNGIAGLEHTDMAEDMTPLYQSIVDNVPAPKVDREGPFQMQISALDYNSFLGVIGVGRIARGSVKPNTPVVAIGADGKKRNGRILKLMGHHGLHRIDVEEAFAGDIVCVSGMDSLFISDTLCQPDNVEAMKPLTVDEPTVSMTFQVNDSPFCGKEGKFVTSRNIKERLDKELLYNVALRVEEGDSADKFKVSGRGELHLSVLIETMRREGFEMGVGRPEVIIRQVDGVKQEPFENVTIDTPEESQGKVMEEMGLRKGDLTNMVPDGKGRVRLEYNIPARGLIGFRNQFLTLTNGAGILTSIFDRYDTMKSGDMSGRQNGVLVSVETGKALTYSLETLQARGKLFVEHGQEIYNGQIVGLNSRDNDMGVNPTKGKKLDNMRASGKDETIALVPPVRFTLEQALEFIQDDELCEVTPKSIRLRKKILDEGERTRAAKKAKN
- a CDS encoding DUF2339 domain-containing protein; the protein is MQWIFMLIGLVLGWTLDESFSDAGIGALLGLGIGQAIRLSMLASRTEEQGRQLESARNALKVVEQRLALLERPAAVEIPEPILVEAPPPVTASPELVWELPAELEPAYATVAAEPSQPLPADVWRAEPSERIPEQPAAPAIPRGPNFIERAISGARNWLFGGNTVLRVGVVLLFLGLAFLLRYATEGIVVPIELRYAGVAGCALALLGLGWWLRLRNSNYGLMLQGTGIAVLYLTVFAAMRLHPLLDPGAALGLLVAVTVFSAILAITQDALGLACAAALGGFAAPILTSTGAGNHVALFSYFALLNAGILAIAWFKAWRLLNLIGFVGTFGIGFAWGLRSYTPELLWSTEPFLILFFLMYLGIGLLFARRKLLEMSDAPDDDSRGALLRWSAAKGDYVDGSLLFGPPLVGFGLQFALVQHLEFAAAFSALALGIIYMSLARLLSGGRALLLAETSLALGVIFASLAIPLGLDARWTAAAWAVEGAGIFWLGLRQQRPLARAFGLLLQVGSALAFLSELRVGDTRLLDGAPLGALLLGAALLFSFHQLRKAPAEQSAQWERRGLPVLASVGLGFLYLLAPLLLLTQGTAISWAIAGLATLLVGLRIGSRTFLFTAFAVQLLGGALFLVRLQAGADSGAVFSAGWSGLLTASLIGLALIGGMLLAARDSMVRSDVRLLRGLSVVLLAGLVLINLAVLFVLPWETASGVWAASGLLIIWLSLYLQQRVSFVFGLLLQIIGGASFLIAVPDLLGPLTREGLRPLGHSGFWTPMVLGLAALIGAWRLQRRPHAPVFEALSLQRLSDVLLVWGAAWWTLALVSEVLRFAPPMLQGTWLLAVAAVSVAIWAVLARRLQWPSLGLLCTLLMPAAGVVLLGSWGSRYHPAANFAWLAWVAVFTVHFLSLRRLALVIPEKALSAAHVLGCWLLIGVLALELRYGLLLLSEEYNAWRWLGWAILPSLYLVLAAVPRSWPWPVSAYPREYRLYAALPLAVLMLGWFWLANIFSDGTAEPLPYVPLLNPLDIGLLFALLGVYLWSRSAAPQRGPRAELIAQAVAGVSLFAFFTALVMRTAHHWGGVPFHLDALLESMLVQAGLSIVWTLIALSLMIGGHLRHRREVWLIGAVLIAVVVAKLFFVELSNRGGLARIVSFIGVGGLLLVVGYFAPLPPKRAEPVVESEGVVS
- the thiI gene encoding tRNA uracil 4-sulfurtransferase ThiI; this encodes MKLIVKVFPEITIKSRPVRMRFIRQLAKNIRAVLRDLDPAVVVNGVWDNLELETRLTDPKALKDMTERLSCVPGIAHFLQVDEYPLGDFDDITEKCKQHYGDVLAGKVFSVRCKRAGKHPFSSMDVEKYVGSKLRRECGAAGISLKEPQIEVRMEIRDQRLFVIHSQHDSIGGYPLGALEQTLVLMSGGFDSTVAAYQIMRRGLMSHFCFFNLGGRAHELGVMEVAHYIWKKYGSSQRVLFVSVPFEEVLGEILGKVDNSHMGVVLKRMMLRAASRIADRLEIDALVTGEAISQVSSQTLPNLSLIDSVTEKLVLRPLIASHKQDIIDLATQIGTADFAKHMPEYCGVISVNPKTHAKRNRVEYEEQQFDMAVLERALENAKLVPIDRVIDELGQDLQIEEVSEALAGQIIIDIRHPDAAEDEPLEIAGIDVQTLPFYALNARFKELDDSRQYLLYCDKGVMSRLHAHHLLSEGHANVRVYRPS